The Methanofervidicoccus abyssi genome includes the window ATTATGCCAGTACTCTACGGGAGAGTAACTTCTGGGAAGGGAGAAGGTAGATATTACATGTCTTTAAAACCATATAGGAAGAAATTTAAAAGTTTATTGGGATACTACCCTTACGAAGGAACGTTAAATATTAAATTAAGTGAATATGTACCATTAGACATGTCCAAGTGTTTAGAGATTGAAGGTTTTGAATACAACGGTGAGAGGTACTACGGAGTAAAACTCCTCCCTGCAAAAATATCTAAGGATGAATTTGGTGTATACGGTGCCTTAATCTTCCCTGAGAAATCCCACCATTCCAAGGATATAGTAGAGGTCAT containing:
- the ribK gene encoding CTP-dependent riboflavin kinase, whose translation is MPVLYGRVTSGKGEGRYYMSLKPYRKKFKSLLGYYPYEGTLNIKLSEYVPLDMSKCLEIEGFEYNGERYYGVKLLPAKISKDEFGVYGALIFPEKSHHSKDIVEVISPLNLRNYLSLRNGDVVKILVE